A region of Plantactinospora sp. BC1 DNA encodes the following proteins:
- a CDS encoding BTAD domain-containing putative transcriptional regulator: MSLRFQLLGPLRITAARRAVPVGPQKQRAMLAILLLSANERVSLDRLVGELWDQPPRSAVANLRTYASGLRRLLSELEGGAADDDRLVAGAAGYRLRVDPEELDLHRFQSAVELGRAALDRGDPATATAQFRAALELWRGRPAEDVRPGPELAARITLLEEQHLSLVEDLIQVRLARGEHASVTGELRLLITANPYRERLRHQLMLALYRSGDAPAALAAYAQTRAVFADQLGLEPGTELSRLHQAILRRAPELSTSDASAEPVDPPPAAVPSEPPGPPRQLPPDPAAFVGRVDELGTIARACTAANGTRTGPAVVVLHGPGGMGKTTLAVRAAHRLAAHYPDGQLYLDLQGGTCGMPGLDPLSALGQLLRALGVPARDVPLDLGEAAARFRSETAARRLLILLDGATGAAQIRSLLPAGRDCAVLVTSRRPASTLDALRLRLDRLSDAEARQLLDTLCGDGRVAVDPDATEQLVTLCDGHPLALRIAGARLAARPDWSVSVLAGRLDDERERLDELRAEDLAIRSSFWHTYRQLLDSADPDDRTAAAAFRSLSLLRVPELPLPLAAVTIGVPQRRALTLLDRLTETHLLDAIGPARFRFHDLLRLFGAELAEEVDPTAERERAVRRGLTAYLTTVLRAGQLLRPQRVAELAAGPTVAELGTIDDAVRWVDGELAGIIAAARQACDAAPQLSRLCVEAIPSVAVWLQKHNRWAEADALVGVCEQAATLTRDDAARATVLPLRATLHWRTGSPEAARGALKSALGLWRRLGDREGEGRALQNLGWFHHRTGSPRRAAELVRAAVGLLAEAKPVWLAMALHNLAEIEFELGDFPASDVHLTRCLAMRREDDDAVGEAITLVALGRTQSQLGRHLAALTALTAGLRLCRRTGNREDEWEALLSRSEVYLRIGDVALAQQDGEEALTLAREAGDRYGEAAALRQLGRIRERRGERAAADGYARRANLIFADLPGQRDGVLETFLAGAGQPAGVVSASASTSASAGA, from the coding sequence AGCGGGTCTCGCTGGACCGTCTCGTCGGCGAGCTGTGGGACCAGCCGCCCCGCTCGGCGGTGGCGAACCTGCGCACCTACGCCAGCGGGCTGCGCCGGTTGCTGTCCGAACTGGAGGGCGGAGCCGCCGACGACGACCGGCTGGTCGCCGGTGCCGCCGGATACCGGCTGCGGGTCGACCCGGAGGAGCTGGACCTGCACCGCTTCCAGAGCGCGGTCGAGCTGGGCCGGGCGGCACTGGATCGCGGCGACCCCGCCACCGCCACCGCACAATTCCGGGCCGCGCTGGAGCTGTGGCGGGGCCGGCCGGCCGAGGACGTACGCCCGGGGCCGGAACTGGCCGCCCGGATCACCCTGCTGGAGGAGCAACACCTGTCGCTGGTCGAGGACCTGATCCAGGTACGCCTCGCGCGCGGCGAGCACGCCTCGGTCACCGGCGAGCTGCGGCTGCTGATCACCGCCAACCCGTACCGGGAGCGGCTGCGTCACCAGCTCATGCTGGCGCTGTACCGCTCCGGCGACGCCCCGGCGGCACTGGCCGCGTACGCGCAGACCCGGGCGGTCTTCGCCGACCAGCTCGGCCTCGAACCCGGCACGGAGCTGTCCCGGCTGCACCAGGCCATCCTGCGCCGGGCCCCGGAGCTGTCCACATCGGACGCGAGCGCCGAGCCCGTCGACCCGCCGCCGGCCGCCGTGCCCAGCGAGCCACCGGGGCCGCCCCGGCAGTTGCCGCCGGACCCGGCCGCGTTCGTCGGCCGGGTCGACGAGCTGGGTACCATCGCGCGGGCCTGCACCGCCGCGAACGGGACGCGGACCGGTCCGGCGGTGGTGGTGCTGCACGGCCCCGGCGGGATGGGCAAGACCACCCTGGCGGTACGCGCCGCGCACCGGCTCGCGGCCCACTACCCCGACGGACAGCTCTACCTCGACCTACAGGGCGGGACCTGCGGCATGCCCGGTCTCGACCCGCTGTCCGCGCTCGGTCAGCTGCTGCGCGCACTCGGCGTGCCGGCCAGGGACGTACCGCTCGACCTGGGCGAGGCGGCCGCGCGGTTCCGGTCCGAGACCGCCGCCCGGCGGTTGCTGATCCTCCTCGACGGCGCGACCGGGGCGGCGCAGATCAGATCCCTGCTCCCGGCCGGTCGGGACTGCGCGGTCCTGGTCACCAGCCGCCGGCCGGCGAGCACCCTCGACGCGCTCCGGCTCCGGCTGGACCGACTCAGCGACGCCGAGGCGCGGCAGCTCCTCGACACTCTCTGCGGGGACGGCCGGGTGGCGGTCGACCCGGACGCGACCGAGCAACTCGTGACGCTCTGCGACGGGCACCCGCTGGCGCTGCGCATCGCCGGTGCCCGACTCGCGGCCCGCCCCGACTGGTCCGTCTCGGTACTCGCCGGCCGGCTGGACGACGAGCGGGAACGCCTCGACGAACTCCGTGCGGAGGACCTCGCCATCCGGTCCAGCTTCTGGCACACCTACCGCCAGCTGCTCGACAGCGCCGATCCGGACGACCGTACGGCGGCGGCCGCCTTCCGGTCGCTGTCGCTGCTGCGGGTGCCGGAGCTGCCGCTGCCGCTCGCGGCGGTCACCATCGGGGTCCCGCAACGGCGCGCCCTGACCCTGCTGGACCGGCTCACCGAGACGCACCTGCTGGACGCGATCGGGCCGGCCCGGTTCCGCTTCCACGACCTGCTCCGGCTCTTCGGCGCGGAGCTGGCCGAGGAGGTGGATCCGACCGCCGAGCGCGAACGCGCGGTCCGGCGCGGGCTCACCGCGTATCTGACCACGGTGCTGCGCGCGGGCCAGCTGCTGCGCCCGCAGCGGGTGGCCGAGCTGGCCGCCGGGCCCACCGTCGCCGAACTGGGCACCATCGACGACGCCGTGCGCTGGGTCGACGGCGAACTGGCCGGAATCATCGCGGCGGCGCGCCAGGCGTGCGACGCGGCACCGCAGCTGAGCCGGCTCTGCGTGGAGGCGATTCCGTCGGTGGCCGTCTGGTTGCAGAAGCACAACCGGTGGGCGGAGGCCGACGCGCTGGTCGGCGTCTGTGAGCAGGCGGCGACCCTGACCCGGGACGACGCCGCCCGGGCCACCGTGCTGCCGCTGCGCGCGACGCTGCACTGGCGTACCGGATCCCCGGAGGCGGCGCGCGGCGCGCTGAAATCGGCGCTCGGGCTGTGGCGCCGGCTGGGTGATCGCGAGGGTGAGGGGCGGGCGCTCCAGAACCTCGGCTGGTTCCACCACCGGACAGGATCGCCCCGCCGGGCGGCGGAACTCGTCCGGGCGGCCGTCGGGCTGCTCGCCGAGGCGAAACCGGTGTGGCTCGCCATGGCGCTGCACAACCTGGCGGAGATCGAGTTCGAGCTTGGCGACTTCCCGGCCTCCGACGTCCACCTCACCCGCTGCCTGGCGATGCGGCGCGAAGACGACGACGCCGTCGGCGAGGCGATCACCCTGGTCGCGCTCGGCCGCACGCAGAGCCAACTCGGACGGCACCTGGCCGCGTTGACGGCCCTCACCGCCGGCCTGCGGCTGTGCCGGCGGACCGGCAACCGGGAGGACGAGTGGGAGGCGCTGCTCAGCCGCTCGGAGGTGTACCTGCGGATCGGCGACGTGGCGTTGGCCCAGCAGGACGGCGAGGAGGCGCTGACCCTGGCCCGGGAGGCCGGCGACCGGTACGGCGAGGCGGCGGCGCTCCGGCAGCTCGGCCGGATACGCGAGCGCCGTGGCGAGCGGGCGGCGGCCGACGGGTACGCCCGACGCGCCAACCTGATCTTCGCCGACCTGCCCGGCCAGCGGGACGGGGTACTCGAGACGTTCCTGGCCGGGGCGGGTCAGCCGGCCGGTGTCGTCTCCGCCTCCGCCTCCACTTCCGCCTCCGCCGGGGCGTAA
- a CDS encoding ABC transporter ATP-binding protein, which translates to MISIARTARAVAVVWRSGRANLTAYVLLAPIAGALPVLAAWLTKLVLDRVANASGGPILGVASALAGVSIGLALVPHLTNYLRADLGRSSAIVALDQLYAATDRLAGLRRLEEPAFQNTLRLAEQAGRDGPGRCVDGLLGLVQGTVLLTGFLGTLVVISPVMALLVAAGGVPALVAEVRLSRRRANLLWEIGPGERREMFYASLLTSLSAAKEIRLLRLGGLFRRRMLAELGTASAARRALERREVRVQALLAILSATLSGGGLVWAVVTARSGGLTVGDVAVFVAAVAGVQSSLSTLIDHIAGIHQAMLLLAHYEQVVTCPPDLPEPTRPRPVPPLRRGIELRDVWFRYGPDHPWVLRGVHLFIPAGQAVALVGHNGAGKSTLVKLLCRFYDPTRGAILWDGLDLRELPVAELRARIGAVFQDYMTYDLTAAENIWLGDVDPAGPDQVRAEDAARIADAARRAGIHETIEALPRGYATMLSRVFELDGDPADAGVLLSGGQWQRVAIARSVLPPARDLLILDEPSAGLDAEAERDIQLRLAHYRAGRTTVLISHRLGTLRDADLIVVLSGGRVVEAGRHEELLAVDGTYATLFRMQASGYAPAEAEVEAEAETTPAG; encoded by the coding sequence ATGATCAGCATTGCTCGGACCGCCCGGGCCGTCGCGGTGGTCTGGCGGTCCGGGCGGGCCAACCTGACGGCGTACGTGCTGCTCGCGCCGATCGCGGGCGCGCTGCCGGTACTGGCGGCCTGGCTCACCAAACTCGTCCTCGACCGGGTCGCGAACGCCTCCGGTGGCCCGATCCTCGGGGTGGCGAGCGCGCTGGCGGGCGTCTCCATCGGCCTCGCCCTGGTGCCGCACCTGACGAACTACCTGCGGGCGGACCTCGGCCGCTCGTCCGCCATCGTCGCGCTGGACCAGCTCTACGCCGCCACCGACCGCCTCGCCGGGCTGCGCCGGCTGGAGGAGCCGGCCTTCCAGAACACGCTCCGGCTCGCCGAGCAGGCCGGGCGGGACGGGCCCGGCCGCTGCGTCGACGGGCTGCTCGGCCTGGTGCAGGGCACGGTGCTGCTGACCGGCTTTCTCGGCACCCTCGTGGTGATCAGCCCGGTGATGGCCCTGCTGGTGGCGGCGGGCGGCGTACCGGCGCTGGTGGCGGAGGTCCGGCTGAGCCGGCGACGGGCGAACCTGCTCTGGGAGATCGGGCCGGGCGAGCGGCGCGAGATGTTCTACGCCAGCCTGCTGACCAGCCTCTCCGCGGCCAAGGAGATCCGCCTGCTGCGGCTGGGCGGGTTGTTCCGGCGGCGGATGCTCGCCGAGCTGGGTACGGCGAGTGCCGCCCGCCGGGCCCTCGAACGCCGGGAGGTACGCGTCCAGGCGCTGCTCGCGATCCTGAGCGCGACGCTCTCCGGCGGCGGCCTGGTGTGGGCGGTCGTCACCGCCCGGTCCGGCGGGCTCACGGTGGGCGACGTGGCCGTCTTCGTCGCCGCCGTCGCCGGGGTGCAGAGCAGCCTGAGCACGCTGATCGACCACATCGCCGGCATCCACCAGGCGATGCTGCTGCTCGCCCACTACGAGCAGGTCGTCACCTGCCCGCCGGACCTGCCGGAGCCGACCCGGCCACGACCGGTCCCCCCGCTGCGGCGGGGCATCGAGTTGCGCGACGTCTGGTTCCGCTACGGCCCGGACCACCCGTGGGTGCTGCGCGGCGTGCACCTGTTCATCCCGGCCGGCCAGGCGGTGGCCCTGGTCGGCCACAACGGCGCCGGCAAGAGCACCCTGGTCAAGCTGCTCTGCCGGTTCTACGACCCGACCCGGGGCGCGATCCTCTGGGACGGTCTCGACCTGCGCGAGCTGCCGGTGGCGGAGCTGCGGGCCCGGATCGGCGCGGTGTTCCAGGACTACATGACCTACGACCTGACGGCCGCGGAGAACATCTGGCTCGGCGACGTCGACCCGGCCGGCCCGGACCAGGTGCGTGCCGAGGACGCCGCCCGGATCGCCGACGCCGCCCGCCGGGCCGGCATCCACGAGACCATCGAGGCGCTGCCCCGGGGGTACGCGACGATGCTGTCCCGGGTCTTCGAACTGGACGGCGATCCGGCGGACGCGGGCGTACTGCTCTCCGGCGGGCAGTGGCAGCGGGTGGCGATCGCCCGCTCCGTACTGCCCCCGGCGCGGGACCTGCTCATCCTGGACGAGCCGAGTGCCGGTCTGGACGCCGAGGCCGAGCGGGACATCCAGCTCCGGCTGGCCCACTACCGGGCCGGCCGGACCACCGTGCTGATCTCGCACCGGCTCGGTACGCTGCGGGACGCCGACCTGATCGTGGTGCTGTCGGGTGGGCGGGTCGTCGAGGCGGGCCGGCACGAGGAGCTGTTGGCGGTCGACGGCACCTACGCCACGCTCTTCCGGATGCAGGCGTCGGGTTACGCCCCGGCGGAGGCGGAAGTGGAGGCGGAGGCGGAGACGACACCGGCCGGCTGA
- a CDS encoding DUF5682 family protein → MSAGPSDTRVDVPDRSAGTFAPLRAQLEAAATTFAGGPGAVAEILTGIVDDVDRALGEELEIFPVCHHSPASALAMARRLREKQPAVIYLELCEDLRPLLEELRNCRLPVALQAFASDLDGFPSAWAPLNIVAPISEASAEYQAIAYALETPGVELVLVDRSADHVFQWTPTASAEPASDAGPESGEDDATPDGSGGQPAEEAALHGEAVGIGMGDLRPRFAELRSYLLHHGRVRHWSEWWDQYVEQPLADADYDTYRQVMVLIGSLIRRLRPPAGSGPDDRDADRERYMWTRMRQHMAATGVDRSRCLYVCGAFHAASPVEEFGTAPGTPDWEISPRTATRWLYGLIPSSHSAIERQFDLAPGSVSIAQAGWAKAVGRGGVTPYQLAGQQAGRKRGRAKKQPAAAAAPAPVTDRLSGFLSRPPVLDEVDEAELLGWCVDIVRLARRNGYLASTADAIAVFETSILLAGIRHRARPTPYDFSDAAVTCIEKDVVPGRRDVRRLCEILLGGDRIGQVGYDALPPLARDVFDRLAPLGLALETRTIQRALLDLTARPELAPCSDLLWVLHRLLPDGVVRPIMGERRLGERSIQESWDLGLGRHQRAVIELGYEGITVEQVLEKRLRRSVWAPDATAAVALAAVEDAILFLPSRRFVDELGARAVELLSAERTVDDAPEVLRRIRRLLAHYRNTEPELPAWCESFVTTGYAHYCTLLPTAFTDDETGVRQVGAMLGFLFSMESLALSLGCDRAQLELAVRQSHPEAPAKVALLWAAQSQLGLLSVAQLRSRCAELLGNPLVVPAFPQYLSGFVQALEPVPTLTPFVVEVISEAFARLPDPVLLPWLPKLITTLREQGRELVPLLVREAGRTFPGSLATLDAWAPPWSTDATAPVGPGAVPAGVEVLSSGPAVGLLREHPAACDAVAELLGCDAGWQPAGASGGGSPSSGAALLLGAHPATASAVVELLAGTAGSR, encoded by the coding sequence ATGAGCGCCGGCCCCTCCGATACCCGCGTCGACGTCCCGGACCGGTCGGCGGGCACCTTCGCCCCGCTGCGCGCGCAGCTCGAGGCGGCGGCGACCACGTTCGCCGGTGGTCCGGGCGCGGTGGCCGAGATCCTCACCGGAATCGTCGACGACGTCGACCGGGCGCTGGGGGAGGAGCTGGAGATCTTCCCGGTCTGCCACCACTCGCCCGCCTCCGCGCTGGCGATGGCCCGCCGGCTCCGCGAGAAGCAGCCCGCCGTCATCTACCTGGAACTCTGCGAGGACCTGCGACCGCTGCTGGAGGAGCTGCGCAACTGCCGGCTGCCGGTGGCGTTGCAGGCGTTCGCCTCCGATCTCGACGGGTTCCCGTCGGCCTGGGCGCCGCTCAACATCGTCGCCCCGATCAGCGAGGCGTCGGCCGAATACCAGGCCATCGCGTACGCGCTGGAGACCCCGGGCGTCGAACTGGTTCTGGTGGACCGGTCGGCGGACCACGTCTTCCAGTGGACGCCCACCGCGTCGGCCGAGCCAGCCTCCGACGCGGGGCCGGAGTCCGGTGAGGATGACGCGACTCCGGACGGGTCCGGCGGGCAGCCGGCGGAGGAGGCGGCGCTGCACGGGGAGGCGGTCGGGATCGGGATGGGCGACCTGCGTCCCCGGTTCGCCGAACTCCGGTCGTACCTGCTGCACCACGGCAGGGTGCGGCACTGGTCGGAGTGGTGGGACCAGTATGTCGAGCAGCCGCTCGCCGACGCCGACTACGACACGTACCGGCAGGTGATGGTCCTGATCGGCAGCCTGATCCGGCGACTGCGTCCACCGGCCGGTTCCGGTCCCGACGACCGGGACGCCGACCGCGAGCGCTACATGTGGACCCGGATGCGTCAGCACATGGCGGCCACCGGCGTCGACCGGTCCCGCTGCCTCTACGTCTGCGGCGCCTTCCACGCGGCCAGCCCGGTCGAGGAGTTCGGCACCGCGCCCGGCACCCCCGACTGGGAGATCAGCCCGCGCACCGCCACCCGCTGGCTGTACGGGCTCATCCCGTCCAGCCACTCGGCGATCGAGCGGCAGTTCGACCTCGCCCCCGGGTCGGTGTCGATCGCCCAGGCCGGCTGGGCGAAGGCGGTGGGTCGGGGCGGTGTCACGCCGTACCAGCTTGCGGGGCAGCAGGCGGGCCGCAAGCGGGGCCGGGCGAAGAAGCAGCCCGCGGCAGCGGCGGCACCGGCACCGGTCACCGACCGGCTCTCCGGCTTCCTCTCCCGGCCGCCGGTGCTGGACGAGGTCGACGAGGCGGAGCTGCTCGGCTGGTGCGTCGACATCGTGCGGCTGGCCCGCCGCAACGGCTACCTGGCCAGCACCGCCGACGCGATCGCGGTATTCGAGACCTCGATCCTGCTGGCCGGGATCCGCCACCGGGCCCGACCGACGCCCTACGACTTCTCCGACGCGGCGGTCACCTGCATCGAGAAGGACGTCGTCCCGGGCCGGCGGGACGTACGCCGGCTCTGCGAGATCCTGCTCGGCGGTGACCGGATCGGCCAGGTCGGCTACGACGCGCTGCCGCCGCTGGCCCGGGACGTCTTCGACCGGCTCGCGCCGCTGGGGCTGGCCCTGGAGACCCGCACCATCCAGCGGGCCCTGCTGGACCTGACCGCCCGTCCAGAGCTGGCGCCCTGCTCGGACCTGCTCTGGGTGCTGCACCGGCTGCTGCCCGACGGCGTCGTCCGGCCGATCATGGGGGAGCGGCGGCTCGGTGAGCGCTCCATCCAGGAGAGCTGGGACCTGGGCCTGGGCCGGCACCAGCGCGCGGTGATCGAGCTGGGCTACGAGGGCATCACCGTCGAACAGGTGCTGGAGAAGCGGCTGCGTCGCTCGGTCTGGGCTCCGGACGCCACCGCCGCGGTCGCGCTGGCGGCGGTCGAGGACGCGATCCTCTTCCTGCCCAGCCGGCGCTTCGTCGACGAACTCGGTGCGCGGGCCGTCGAACTGCTCTCCGCCGAGCGCACCGTGGACGACGCGCCCGAGGTGCTGCGCCGGATCCGCCGGCTGCTGGCGCACTACCGCAACACCGAGCCGGAGCTGCCGGCCTGGTGCGAGAGTTTCGTGACGACCGGGTACGCGCACTACTGCACCCTGCTGCCGACCGCGTTCACCGACGACGAGACCGGGGTACGCCAGGTCGGGGCGATGCTCGGCTTCCTCTTCTCGATGGAGAGCCTGGCGTTGTCCCTCGGCTGCGACCGTGCCCAACTGGAGCTGGCGGTGCGGCAGTCGCATCCGGAGGCCCCGGCGAAGGTGGCGCTGCTCTGGGCCGCCCAGTCCCAGCTGGGGCTGCTGTCGGTGGCGCAGCTCCGGTCCCGCTGTGCCGAACTGTTGGGCAATCCGCTGGTCGTGCCGGCGTTCCCGCAGTACCTGAGCGGTTTCGTCCAGGCGTTGGAGCCGGTGCCGACGCTGACCCCCTTCGTCGTGGAAGTGATCTCCGAGGCGTTCGCCCGGTTGCCCGACCCGGTGCTGCTGCCCTGGCTGCCGAAGCTGATCACGACGCTGCGGGAGCAGGGTCGGGAACTCGTTCCGCTGCTGGTCCGGGAGGCGGGTCGGACCTTCCCGGGAAGCCTCGCCACGCTCGACGCCTGGGCGCCGCCGTGGTCGACCGACGCGACCGCCCCGGTCGGGCCGGGTGCCGTGCCGGCCGGTGTCGAGGTGTTGTCGTCGGGGCCGGCGGTCGGGTTGCTGCGTGAGCATCCGGCCGCCTGCGACGCCGTTGCCGAGCTGCTCGGCTGCGATGCCGGCTGGCAGCCGGCCGGGGCGTCCGGGGGCGGGTCGCCGTCGAGCGGGGCGGCGTTGCTGCTGGGCGCGCATCCGGCGACCGCATCCGCCGTCGTCGAGCTGCTCGCCGGGACGGCCGGTTCCCGGTGA
- a CDS encoding AAA family ATPase, protein MTDMLRAPAEVKYAEELDWLESVDDGPKPFSWRLSPRMVRLFVLGSERADGLDREISQKWFGDRSFVERSIVTLASDRGLLLIGDPGTGKSWLAELLAAAICRNSTLVVQGTAGTTEDHIKYSWNVSMVIARGQSRESMIPSPIMTAMERGVIGRFEELTRSTSDVQDALISILSEKYVSIPELDDDNIVFAQPGFSIIATANSRDRGVNDLSSALKRRFNFVRIPVVTNKRSEAEIVRFRTTELLRRHRIELDVPPTLLDILLQSFADLRAAAAAAGSDDEKLESALSTAEQIGVLEDAILHSHFFGDRTLRAATLAGSLVGSLARRAPEDLAILNKYWHGVVEPRSKADGGSWPEFLEGGREAIATLS, encoded by the coding sequence ATGACCGACATGTTGCGTGCCCCCGCCGAGGTGAAGTACGCCGAGGAACTCGACTGGCTGGAGTCGGTCGACGACGGCCCCAAGCCGTTCTCCTGGCGGCTCAGCCCGCGGATGGTCCGGCTCTTCGTGCTCGGCTCCGAGCGGGCCGACGGCCTCGACCGGGAGATCTCGCAGAAGTGGTTCGGCGACCGGAGTTTCGTCGAGCGCAGCATCGTGACCCTGGCGTCGGACCGGGGCCTGCTGCTGATCGGCGACCCCGGCACCGGCAAGAGCTGGCTCGCCGAGCTGCTCGCCGCCGCGATCTGTCGCAACTCGACACTGGTGGTGCAGGGCACCGCCGGCACCACCGAGGACCACATCAAATACTCGTGGAACGTCTCGATGGTGATCGCCCGGGGCCAGTCCCGGGAGTCGATGATCCCATCACCGATCATGACGGCGATGGAGCGGGGGGTGATCGGGCGGTTCGAGGAGCTGACCCGGTCGACCAGCGACGTACAGGACGCGTTGATCTCCATCCTCTCCGAGAAGTACGTCTCCATCCCGGAGCTGGACGACGACAACATCGTCTTCGCCCAGCCGGGCTTCTCGATCATCGCCACCGCGAACAGTCGGGACCGGGGCGTGAACGACCTCTCCTCGGCACTCAAGCGCCGGTTCAACTTCGTCCGCATCCCGGTGGTGACGAACAAGCGCAGCGAGGCCGAGATCGTCCGGTTCCGTACCACCGAACTGCTGCGCCGGCACCGGATCGAACTGGACGTGCCGCCGACACTGCTGGACATCCTGTTGCAGAGCTTCGCGGACCTGCGGGCGGCGGCGGCCGCGGCCGGCAGCGACGACGAGAAGCTGGAGTCGGCGCTCTCCACCGCCGAACAGATCGGTGTGCTGGAGGACGCGATCCTGCACAGCCACTTCTTCGGCGACCGTACCCTGCGGGCCGCCACGCTGGCCGGCTCGCTGGTCGGCTCGCTGGCCCGACGTGCCCCGGAGGACCTGGCGATCCTGAACAAGTACTGGCACGGCGTGGTCGAGCCGCGCAGCAAGGCCGACGGCGGGTCGTGGCCGGAGTTCCTCGAAGGCGGTCGCGAGGCGATCGCGACGCTCTCATGA
- a CDS encoding ABC transporter permease, with product MTAIGATATSSTLVPAERRTGPLGLLRDTGIVLARELRPLRHDPFSLIFGMVQPLVFLGLFGPLLVGSLGGQAGTTLGAGGVWQWFVPAILVMTALFGTSATGANLLFEFQTGAHERMLVTPLSRPSLLVGRALKEMVPLAGQAAIIVAVMIPFGFRLYPVGALVGLALLAVFGVGLGALSYSLAIAVRKQDWMFWAVQQTLIFPLMLLSGILLPLETGPGWMRVAAQFNPLAYLVDAERALFAGEIGSSTVLWGWVAALVTAAVGLTVGVRAMARSAG from the coding sequence ATGACCGCCATCGGTGCCACCGCCACCTCGTCGACCCTGGTTCCGGCGGAACGCCGGACGGGTCCGCTCGGCCTGCTCCGGGACACCGGCATCGTGCTGGCCCGGGAACTGCGCCCGCTGCGGCACGACCCGTTCTCGCTCATCTTCGGCATGGTGCAGCCGCTGGTCTTCCTCGGCCTGTTCGGGCCGCTGCTGGTCGGCTCGCTCGGCGGCCAGGCCGGTACGACCCTCGGCGCCGGTGGCGTCTGGCAGTGGTTCGTACCGGCCATCCTGGTGATGACCGCCCTCTTCGGCACCTCGGCCACCGGAGCCAACCTGCTCTTCGAGTTCCAGACCGGTGCGCACGAACGGATGCTGGTCACCCCACTGTCCCGCCCCTCGCTGCTGGTCGGCCGGGCGCTCAAGGAGATGGTGCCGCTGGCCGGGCAGGCGGCGATCATCGTCGCGGTGATGATCCCGTTCGGCTTCCGGCTCTATCCGGTCGGCGCGCTGGTCGGGTTGGCCCTGCTCGCGGTCTTCGGCGTCGGGCTCGGTGCGCTGAGCTACTCGCTCGCGATCGCCGTACGCAAGCAGGACTGGATGTTCTGGGCCGTGCAGCAGACCCTGATCTTCCCGCTGATGCTGCTCTCCGGGATCCTGCTGCCGTTGGAGACCGGTCCGGGCTGGATGCGGGTCGCCGCGCAGTTCAACCCGTTGGCCTATCTCGTCGACGCCGAGCGCGCGCTCTTCGCCGGTGAGATCGGCTCGTCGACCGTGCTCTGGGGCTGGGTCGCGGCGCTGGTCACCGCCGCCGTCGGCCTGACCGTCGGGGTACGCGCGATGGCCCGCAGCGCCGGCTGA
- a CDS encoding ATP-binding cassette domain-containing protein, translating to MIDARSLTRDFVVSSTQTVHAVRGVNLRIEPGELVALLGPNGAGKTTTMRMLTTLIAPTSGTATVAGHDVVREPGKVRRHIGYVGQGNGAGHSQRVRDELRTQGAIYGLDRRAARRRADDLLADLDLGDLADRKVSALSGGQRRRLDVAMGLVHAPSLLFLDEPSTGLDPQNRANLWEHILRMRAEAAMTVVLSTHYLDEADSMAERVVIVDHGEIIADDSAAALKAKLAGDRIVVTVAGDDARPLARLVDRLPGARDVVCAGSRVEAHVADGPAALPELLRAAVSAGVRVGTAQAHQPTLDDVFLTLTGRSLREAGHDTPTAQESPRDQQTRKDLA from the coding sequence ATGATCGACGCCCGCTCGCTGACCCGGGACTTCGTCGTGAGCAGCACCCAGACCGTGCACGCCGTCCGGGGCGTCAACCTGCGGATCGAACCCGGTGAACTGGTCGCGCTGCTCGGCCCGAACGGCGCCGGCAAGACGACCACGATGCGGATGCTCACCACACTGATCGCCCCGACCTCCGGCACCGCCACCGTCGCCGGCCACGACGTGGTACGCGAACCGGGCAAGGTCCGCCGGCACATCGGGTACGTCGGCCAGGGCAACGGGGCCGGGCACAGCCAGCGGGTCCGCGACGAGTTGCGTACCCAGGGCGCGATCTACGGCCTGGACCGGCGTGCCGCCCGGCGGCGGGCCGACGACCTGCTGGCCGACCTCGACCTCGGCGACCTCGCCGACCGGAAGGTCTCGGCCCTCTCCGGCGGGCAGCGTCGCCGGCTGGACGTGGCGATGGGCCTGGTGCACGCGCCGTCCCTGCTCTTCCTCGACGAGCCCTCGACCGGGCTGGACCCGCAGAACCGGGCGAACCTCTGGGAGCACATCCTGCGGATGCGCGCCGAGGCCGCGATGACGGTGGTGCTCAGCACGCACTACCTCGACGAGGCGGACTCGATGGCCGAGCGGGTCGTCATCGTCGACCACGGCGAGATCATCGCCGACGACTCGGCGGCGGCGCTGAAGGCGAAGCTCGCCGGGGACCGGATCGTGGTCACCGTCGCCGGGGACGACGCCCGGCCGCTGGCCCGGCTCGTCGACCGGCTGCCCGGCGCCCGGGACGTCGTCTGTGCCGGGTCCCGGGTCGAGGCGCACGTCGCCGACGGGCCGGCGGCGCTGCCCGAACTGCTCCGGGCCGCGGTCTCCGCCGGAGTACGGGTCGGCACCGCCCAGGCGCACCAACCCACCCTCGACGACGTGTTCCTCACCCTCACCGGCCGCAGCCTGCGCGAGGCCGGGCACGACACCCCGACCGCGCAGGAGAGCCCGCGGGACCAGCAGACCCGGAAGGACCTCGCATGA